The Theileria annulata chromosome 3, complete sequence, *** SEQUENCING IN PROGRESS *** genome has a segment encoding these proteins:
- a CDS encoding uncharacterized protein (note;~Tap-24g11.q1c.cand.211 - score = 27.95): MDVGDKKYLLRFPPFRSQEWLEENKTLKAVEPSLCDVSIQPRGLLNYSHVKAYEIKANSVRKEIRNALFRQALFKIQNIEVISYKYCKNDRLLTDISKTDKPLHLLGFLRNKKDNPLLSEEIWTVDRCGAPQKYRVNSNTFKLKIVNRFLKKFLSNKGEDDSESFTSAHLGEENNFYYNEELKQWVVRGEEDKVRETLNTSPPPMMGKDLNFEPSVPPTVQTNANGTDGTEAHSPENQPFCQAGPNHLPRRVFKSSQLYTNIPGMNVIETKPAAGPFLNMPQSCQSQFIPSKDDFDASLVNDAYADLMKGNVTNDNMEDEKN, encoded by the exons atggaTGTCGGtgataaaaaatatctATTGAGATTCCCTCCATTTAGATCGCAAGAATGGTTAGAGGAAAATAAGACCTTGAAAGCCGTAGAACCGAGTTTGTGTGATGTTTCAATTCAGCCCAGAGGGCTTTTGAACTATTCTCATGTTAAAGCCTACGAGATAAAGGCTAATTCTGTCAGAAAGGAAATTAGGAATGCCTTGTTCAGACAAGCTCTTTTCAAG ATACAAAATATTGAAGTAATATCGTATAAATATTGCAAAAACGACAGGTTATTGACTGACATTTCTAAAACTGATAAACCACTCCATTTATTAGGATTTTTAAGAAATAAAAAG GATAATCCTTTGTTGTCAGAAGAAATATGGACTGTGGATAGGTGTGGAGCTCCTCAGAAATACAGGGTAAATTCtaacacatttaaattaaagattgttaata gatTTCTTAAAAAATTCCTGTCGAATAAAGGCGAAGATGATTCTGAATCGTTTACTTCTGCTCAT CTTGGGGAGGAGAATAACTTTTATTACAATGAGGAATTAAAGCAATGGGTAGTGCGGGGCGAAGAGGATAAGGTTAGAGAAACATTAAATACTTCCCCGCCACCAATGATGGGGAAGGACTTAAATTTTGAGCCTTCCGTGCCTCCTACAGTTCAAACTAATGCTAATGGAACCGATGGAACCGAAGCTCATTCTCCTGAAAACCAACCGTTTTGCCAGGCTGGTCCGAATCATTTACCCAGACGTGTTTTTAAGTCATCTCAACTCTATACAAATATCCCTGGGATGAATGTTATTGAGACGAAGCCAGCTGCAGGACCATTTCTCAATATGCCTCAGTCTTGCCAATCGCAATTCATTCCCTCAAAAGATGATTTTGACGCATCACTAGTCAACGATGCATACGCAGACCTCATGAAAGGGAACGTCACAAATGATAACATGGAAGATGaaaaaaattga
- a CDS encoding uncharacterized protein (Apicoplast targetting peptide predicted by the PlasmoAP tool;~2 probable transmembrane helices predicted for TA04925 by TMHMM2.0 at aa 7-26 and 113-132;~Signal peptide predicted for TA04925 by SignalP 2.0 HMM (Signal peptide probability 0.842, signal anchor probability 0.099) with cleavage site probability 0.597 between residues 23 and 24) translates to MIIHIKAYLGLFLIFLNILFVESYLLPNNSYSFINTFGKKYFEPQTHRFKSKVIAKELISRCKNKTLQLNLHEDNKHGFSNSLDDRYPDPSQFNLPDHGAKNVIARYMSFKDALIANSATLIMLSIYFIRIFRTLVIARSFLDTLVHINPYLPPFNFIYDTTNFYLKFCDSFPKILGVNVLSEIPWFFLSALERYLFSLLGQEP, encoded by the coding sequence ATGataatacacattaaaGCATATTTAGGgttatttctaatatttttaaatattttatttgtgGAATCTTATTTGTTACCTAATAATTCATACTCCTTCATCAACACATTTGGGAAAAAATATTTCGAGCCGCAAACTCATAGATTCAAAAGTAAAGTTATCGCAAAAGAACTTATATCGAGGTGTAAAAACAAAACTCTACAGCTAAACCTTCACGAGGATAACAAACATGGTTTCTCAAACTCACTGGATGATAGGTACCCAGATCCTTCTCAATTTAACTTACCGGATCATGGAGCAAAGAACGTTATCGCAAGATATATGTCCTTTAAGGACGCTCTTATAGCGAATTCTGCAACCCTGATCATGTTATccatatattttataagGATATTCAGGACCTTAGTTATCGCAAGATCCTTTTTGGACACGCTGGTTCATATTAACCCGTATTTACCTCCTTTTAACTTCATTTACGACACAACTAACTTTTATCTTAAGTTCTGTGACTCTTTCCCCAAGATTTTGGGAGTTAACGTTTTATCTGAGATCCCCTGGTTCTTTTTGTCCGCCCTTGAGCGGTACTTATTTTCGCTCCTAGGCCAGGAACCTTAA
- a CDS encoding uncharacterized protein (note;~Tap-24g11.q1c.cand.210 - score = 37.61;~1 probable transmembrane helix predicted for TA04935 by TMHMM2.0 at aa 7-29;~Signal anchor predicted for TA04935 by SignalP 2.0 HMM (Signal peptide probability 0.001, signal anchor probability 0.997) with cleavage site probability 0.001 between residues 35 and 36) — translation MTEDITPSISPIATAVVLTLFTIVFLLLYFFKFRASPKFNEPEEGGSVSSSRPNIVTLDETNEGVTNEDGEDEDKPKKVLTAKQRKRQEIKEERRRLKALEDEEREERRKLLAKKQEQIEAKRLEREALMEEQERKKREEEEKAYQELVSTFVVESEGTISETNQYTVDDFIDYIVSKKLSNVEELSARFSLKASEVIKRIQELEDQNKIFGLLDDQGRYVYITDDEAESVISYLKSKGKLHKQRDLLSFFNSTISLESKPVSVKLLNFCRTQEILSI, via the exons ATGACTGAAGATATTACTCCTTCCATATCTCCAATCGCTACAGCAGTCGTTCTGACCCTATTCACCATCGTATTCCTTTTACTATACTTCTTCAA GTTTAGAGCAAGTCCTAAATTCAATGAGCCTGAAGAAGGAGGATCAGTGTCATCATCTCGACCTAATATAGTAACGCTGGACGAAACAAATGAAGGTGTAACCAACGAGGACGGGGAGGACGAAGATAAACCGAAAAAGGTTCTAACAGCTAAACAGAGGAAGCGACAAGAAATAAAAGAGGAGAGAAGGCGACTGAAAGCCCTAGAGGATGAAGAACGCGAGGAGAGGAGAAAGCTACTTGCAAAGAAGCAGGAACAAATAGAGGCAAAAAGGCTTGAAAGGGAAGCATTGATGGAGGAGCAG GAGAGGAAAAAACGggaagaagaagaaaagGCTTATCAGGAACTGGTTTCCACCTTTGTTGTAGAGAGCGAAGGGACAATTTCAGAAACAAACCAGTACACAGTTGACGACTTTATCGACTACATTGtatcaaaaaaattatcCAACGTAGAGGAGCTTTCAGCACGCTTCTCTTTGAAGGCTAGC GAGGTTATTAAACGAATTCAGGAACTTGAGGATCAGAATAAGATTTTtg GCCTACTGGATGACCAGGGCCGCTATGTTTACATCACCGATGATGAGGCCGAGTCAGTAATAAGCTACTTGAAGTCGAAGGGTAAATTACACAAGCAGAGAGATTTGCTTTCCTTCTTCAATTCAACGATTTCCCTAGAGTCAAAGCCTGTGAGTGTtaaacttttaaatttctGCAGGACCCAAGAAATATTGTCGATTTAG
- a CDS encoding tRNA nucleotidyltransferase, putative (note;~Tap-24g11.q1c.C.cand.30 - score = 45.99;~1 probable transmembrane helix predicted for TA04940 by TMHMM2.0 at aa 7-29) has product MHKNALLTNFSKCVTLIFYILILFDPLTLKSYVKWDFCKITNHEMSNIILSNLKNGLNKLEISNFVSVFQFKSNCLFLPVCAFRESKLRPLFRPIFTSGSYYCNNYSKFLNLTNVNVNMTDKTVSLDLDVYRNYTEKSGRAKFKITESENRLFNLLNECVDFYDLKMDLRVVGGWVRDKLLDKDNKDIDIAIPKMTGIKFCEYLNNFTKDKYGFSRTVGVVKRCPEQSKHLETATMNLLGFDVDFVNLRTEDYSSNTRIPDMKIGTPVEDAMRRDFTVNSLFYNISKNFIEDFTGTGLEDLKNGIIRTCSSPYEIFMDDPLRLIRAVRFSSRFNFKLDEKLKDSINEQVLKALAQKVTRPRISQELENILSKSNVSEAFKLMYQFKILHVLLNVPPYDYDEEEKKRMRSRVTDEMLSQSCSLMERLNKSNFPDIDYKCLYLSALVSPTRELPLIGKVSFSEYLVKELLKLSNQYSSRSHTISQGSVTFGEFLDKSKVDRVTLGSVIRMIGPLWKESLLLCLAESDRGTYIAFNILVDYKVYSELVSLANDLGITEAYNFKAPITGPELVEVLPKITSGPEFKRALEFQVTERLKNENVSKDELKHKLKTHFNDFL; this is encoded by the exons ATGCATAAAAATGCCCTTTTAACCAACTTTTCAAAATGTGtcacattaattttttatatactaatacttTTTGACCCATTAACCCTTAAATCTTATGTTAAGTGGGATTTCtgtaaaataactaatcaTGAAATGAGTAATATCATTTTgagtaatttaaaaaatggtTTAAATAAGCTAGAAATCAGTAATTTTGTTAGCGTATTTCagtttaaatcaaattGTTTGTTTTTACCAGTTTGTGCTTTCAGAGAAAGTAAATTGAGACCACTGTTCCGTCCCATATTCACATCCGGAAGTTATTATTGTAACAACTATAGCAAATTCCTGAACCTAACAAACGTAAATGTTAACATGACTGATAAAACAGTATCATTAGATTTGGATGTTTATCGCAACTATACAGAAAAATCCGGAAGAGcaaagtttaaaattactgaATCAGAGAATAGGCTCTTCAATTTATTGAACGAATGTGTGGACTTTTATGATTTGAAAATGG ATCTTAGAGTTGTTGGAGGCTGGGTTCGAGATAAACTGCTTGATAAGGACAACAAAGATATTGATATCGCAATACCCAAGATGACAGGAATTAAGTTCTGTGAGTATTTGAATAACTTTACGAAGGATAAGTACGGATTTTCTAGAACTGTAGGAGTAGTAAAAAGGTGCCCTGAACAGTCTAAACACCTCGAAACTGCAACAATGAACCTATTGGGTTTTGACGTGGACTTTGTTAACCTTAGAACCGAAGATTATTCCTCCAATACCAGGATTCCAGATATGAAGATTGGAACACCAGTAGAGGATGCAATGAGGCGTGACTTTACAGTGAATTCTCTGTTTTACAACATTTCGAAGAACTTTATTGAGGACTTTACTGGAACCGGACTTGAAGACTTAAAAAATGGGATAATCAGAACATGTTCATCACCATATGAAATATTCATGGACGACCCTCTGAGACTTATCAGAGCGGTTAGGTTTAGCTCAcgttttaattttaaactcGATGAAAAACTCAAAGATTCTATAAATGAGCAGGTTTTAAAAGCACTAGCTCAAAAG GTTACTAGACCAAGAATATCCCAGGAATTAGagaatattttatcaaaaagTAACGTTTCAGAGGCCTTTAAGTTAATGTATCAATTCAAGATTTTACACGTACTTCTCAACGTGCCTCCATACGACTACGATGAGGAGGAAAAGAAACGAATGAGAAGTAGAGTTACTGACGAAATGCTCTCACAATCATGTTCGCTAATGGAAAGGTTAAATAAGTCAAATTTCCCAGACATTGATTACAAATGTTTGTATTTATCGGCTCTTGTATCACCCACTCGAG AACTTCCCCTTATTGGTAAGGTCTCATTTTCAGAATATTTGGTCAAGGAACTTTTAAAACTTTCAAACCAATATTCTTCTAG ATCTCACACTATTTCTCAAGGGTCAGTCACCTTTGGGGAATTCTTAGATAAGTCTAAAGTGGACCGAGTTACCCTGGGTTCAGTAATCAGGATGATAGGTCCCCTATGGAAG GAATCCTTGCTGTTATGTCTTGCTGAATCGGACAGAGGTACTTACATTGCATTTAATATCTTAGTAGATTATAAAGTGTACAGTGAATTGGTTTCACTGGCTAATGACCTTGGGATAACTGAGGCTTATAACTTTAAGGCTCCCATTACGGGTCCAGAG TTGGTGGAAGTCCTCCCTAAAATAACATCTGGGCCAGAGTTCAAGAGAGCTTTGGAATTCCAAGTTACTGAGCGACTGAAAAACGAAAATGTAAGCAAGGATGAACTGAAACATAAGCTGAAAACTCACTTTAACGATTTCctctaa
- a CDS encoding uncharacterized protein (note;~Tap-24g11.q1c.C.cand.29 - score = 11.83;~Apicoplast targetting peptide predicted by the PlasmoAP tool;~4 probable transmembrane helices predicted for TA04950 by TMHMM2.0 at aa 29-51, 61-83, 210-232 and 265-287;~Signal anchor predicted for TA04950 by SignalP 2.0 HMM (Signal peptide probability 0.000, signal anchor probability 0.911) with cleavage site probability 0.000 between residues 44 and 45) — protein sequence MKSFLVFKDVVHERNTSKFHRKTGCSLPLHIYQFLSIFVTFIISFIHYYVILPISVFNSPIFYVISSFLLLLVVVFYTIVSLIDPVDRNASSVIYTKNEYKNKLGKFQKYFSKTETNSNEKTEPLNPSIDSPKEINDTESKCTDSTSASTNPQNGRKPPNIQMELSHCSVCLYVDPSSKHCNVCNKCITKFDHHCIWVNNCIGLVNYLYFILLLFFALVFLTYNYVLAFYIIFSFKDTALAHEKFRALVLNISNKYFKAFLLGSALFNLIPFLFLLYLFVFHLFLIYTNQTTYQYYIKRMEQLVSFN from the coding sequence atgaagtCATTTTTGGTTTTTAAAGATGTGGTTCATGAAAGAAATACGTCAAAGTTTCATCGGAAAACAGGATGCTCGCTACccttacacatttatcaGTTTCTGAGCATTTTCGTCACCTTCATAATCTCTTTCATCCACTACTATGTAATATTACCAATATCTGTTTTCAATAGTCCAATATTCTACGTTATCTCGTCCTTTCTTTTACTGCTGGTCGTGGTTTTCTATACTATCGTCTCACTCATCGACCCAGTGGATCGCAACGCTTCATCGGTTATATACactaaaaatgaatataaaaacaaGTTAGGTAAGTTCCAGAAGTATTTCTCCAAAACGGAAACCAATTCAAATGAAAAAACTGAACCACTAAACCCTAGCATCGATTCGCCaaaagaaataaatgaCACAGAATCCAAATGTACGGATTCCACAAGTGCATCAACTAACCCTCAGAATGGACGAAAACCTCCTAATATACAAATGGAGCTGTCTCACTGCAGTGTCTGTCTGTATGTAGATCCCAGCAGTAAGCACTGTAACGTCTGCAACAAATGTATTACCAAATTCGATCACCACTGCATTTGGGTTAATAATTGCATTGGCCTAGTAAACTACTTATATTTCATACTTTTGCTGTTTTTCGCCCTGGTCTTTTTGACCTATAACTACGTTTTAGCCTTCTATATAATATTCTCATTCAAGGACACTGCCCTGGCACATGAAAAGTTTCGAGCACTGGTTCTCAACATTTCCAACAAATATTTCAAGGCGTTTTTACTCGGGTCCGCCCTTTTCAACCTCATTCCCTTTCTATTTCTGCTCTACCTTTTTGTTTTCCACCTCTTCCTCATTTACACCAACCAAACAACATATCAGTACTACATTAAGCGGATGGAGCAATTGGTGAgttttaactaa
- a CDS encoding uncharacterized protein (note;~Tap-24g11.q1c.C.cand.31 - score = 19.33): protein MDSVDFNTHVKFKNFPPLYTEQINNLTLSKQLEIWHKIINDEVITNYSLHKIGTETINFPPFKNEEIVRNVNVSFLALILEYLAEKQYAFYLHPIQLFCKKHNVTIWGALFLKKNHKGTTLFQIHDEYTKSLNPKDNKAETDEIDSLKKKRNLLVKSTFRFGVFPYPLSEMTNSVLECIKSQCTNRDIETIYHIFYSKKECNKDFNKFPEENLAFILSKLSVNNQITLSFNDSVPLDSLNNKNVGVQLL, encoded by the exons ATGGATTCAGTAGATTTTAATACACATGTAAAGTTTAAAAACTTCCCTCCACTTTACACTGAACAA ATCAACAACTTGACTCTCTCCAAACAGCTTGAAATTTGGCACAAGATAATAAACGACGAAGTTATCACAAACTACAGCCTTCATAAAATAGGAACTGAGACCATCAACTTCCCTCCctttaaaaatgaagagATTGTGAGGAACGTCAACGTTTCATTTCTGGCTTTGATTCTGGAATATCTTGCTGAAAAGCAGTATGCCTTTTATTTGCACCCTATTCAGCTATTTTGCAAGAAGCACAATGTTACTATTTGGGGAGCTTTGTTTTTGAAGAAGAATCACAAAGGAACCACCCTGTTTCAAATCCATGATGAATACACAAAGTCACTTAATCCCAAAGATAACAAAGCTGAGACTGACGAAATAGATTCTCTCAAGAAAAAACGAAATCTTCTGGTGAAATCAACCTTCCGTTTCGGAGTGTTTCCGTACCCTTTATCGGAAATGACAAATTCAGTTCTTGAATGTATAAAATCTCAATGCACAAATAGAGACATTGAGACCATTTACCACATCTTTTACAGCAAGAAGGAGTGTAACAAGGATTTCAACAAGTTTCCGGAGGAAAACCTTGCTTTCATCCTCTCAAAATTATCTGTCAATAATCAAATTACCCTTTCATTCAACGACTCAGTCCCTCTCGATtcactaaataataaaaatgttgGAGTTCAACTCTTGTAA